The following nucleotide sequence is from Catillopecten margaritatus gill symbiont.
CGAAGCAAGCACTGGCAGAGCAAAATGTTGCCATTCATCAATTAACCGACGAGGAATTAAAACAAGGCTTATCACTCAGTAGTACGATGAAAAAACTACTAACGCAGATGCATAATAGGGTGGTGATTGTGCATTTTGACAAGATTGAAAAAAACTTTATCAATCAAGCCTGTCGCGAACTTTATCAAGTTAACGCACTGCCAATGATAATGCTAGACACTTTGCAAATTGAACAAAAAAAACGACAACGCATACAACAACCCATTAAATCCAATGATTTGCGATTATTCACTTTACGAGAAACCTACCATTTACCCCGCTATACAGCACACAACGCTATGCAAGATGCGATTGCAACCGCTGAATTATTTTTGGCACAAGTAGAATATATGGGCAATAAAAATACGCTTAAATTACAGCAACTAATCTAAAGTTTAGGTATTATTAATATTTTTTCCAACACCTAAAAAAATTATGTATTCAATCGCAAAGCCTAACAGAACGCCTTTAATTGACGAAACCAAATATCTTTCTATGTATCAAGATTCCATTGATAATTCTGATGAATTTTGGGCAACGCAAGCCAAAGAATTTTTAGACTGGGACAAGGATTGGGAAGCCACTTCTAATGTCGATTACAACACTGGGTTGATTGAGTGGTTCAAGGGTGGCGAGTTGAATGTCGCCTATAATTGCATCGACCGCCATTTACCACAACGAGCCAACCAAACCGCAATTATCTGGGAAGGCGATGACCCTAAAATTAGCCAAAAAGTTACCTATCAAAAACTGCATGATGAAGTGGCAAAACTCGCCAATGGTTTGAAAAAACTCGGCGTTAAAAAAGGCGATAGGGTCTGTATTTATATGCCGATGATTTTGCAGGCAAGTTATGCGATGTTGGCGTGTGCGAGAATTGGTGCGATTCATTCTGTGGTATTCGGCGGTTTTTCACCCGAAGCCTTAAAAGATAGAATCTTAGATTCAGAATGCAAGATTGTCATTACCGCTGACGAAGGTTTGCGTGGTGGC
It contains:
- the polC gene encoding DNA polymerase III PolC-type, giving the protein MMFLSHFLSEYRRKKLLNTPLEKPLHQYLSQPLVSYKSAIQDIEFLVLDFETTGLDASKEKIISIGYTVIKNLRVLPQTSTHILVNPKQALAEQNVAIHQLTDEELKQGLSLSSTMKKLLTQMHNRVVIVHFDKIEKNFINQACRELYQVNALPMIMLDTLQIEQKKRQRIQQPIKSNDLRLFTLRETYHLPRYTAHNAMQDAIATAELFLAQVEYMGNKNTLKLQQLI